The genomic DNA CGAGCACAAGGCTGCAGCAACACAGGACTTATGTCAGTCAGGGGTGCACCATGAGCGATACGCACGCAAGTCAACGAGGATCGGTAACCAAGCTCCAACCCGTCGCGGCTCCGCCCATTGATGAGAATACGGCTTCCGTGATCGACCTGTTGCAGGAACATCTGCGGCTCGCCCGCGAGGGAAAGCTGCGCTCGCTTGCCGTGGTGTCCGTGTCCGCCGATGGCTCGGCGATTGGAACCCAGTGGTCGTGCGATCCTTGTGATATGGCATCCTTGCAAAGGCCAACGTGGCGCACTGGTGTCCGAGGCGAACCCTTCGTGACGGCCATTCAAGATTGAGGCCGGAAACTACACCGTCGCGTCCCACGAGGACGCTTGCGCCCTGGCACTGCGAGCCTACGCAGAACCAGCGTGTCGCAGGTCCTGATGCAGCAGGCTATAGTACAGCAAGTTGGTCGCGCCCTGCGACGTTAGGACCTCGGAGAGCGAGCATTCTTCGTCGGAGGCTTTCAGTATCGCATGAGCGACAGGCCCACCAACCTCCCAGCGACCCACAAAACATCGACGATATTCCCCATGAAGCCGGAAGACAGGTACGTTGTCATCGACGTCGAGACAGCGCAATCGTATGATCATATCATCGAAATCGCCGCTGTTGAGGTCATCGGCAGGACGATCTCGCCTCGCACGTTTGTCCGACGGGTCAAACCCCGGTCAGCCATGAGCCCTTTCTGCTACGCAGTGCATCGCATTTCGTTGGCCGACCTGGAGGAGGAGCCGTACTTCGAGCATGTTGTTCACGACCTGATTGACTTCGTGGGCAACGACACCATCATCGCTCACAATTACGCTTACGAGTACAATACGCTCAAACGAGAGTTCGAGCGTGCAGACCAGCCGACCTATGCAAGAGACCGCTTCGTGTGCACCATGGCTCTGGCGAAGCGATCCGGTCTTCCTGGCAAACTCCGTCAGGCCTGTGCACAAGTTGGCATCGGCATTGCTCACTTGCGGGCCGAGCACGATGCCTTGAACGATGCACTGCTGGCTGCTCATCTGTTTCTGGAGCTTAGCCCGATCGAACAATGAAACCGGTCCCGCCGTCGCGCGAGCCTTGATTTCGCGCTGATCGGCGATCGATGGACTGCCTTACAAGGGACGTCACGCCGGTGCATGACGGCCATGAGGCTTCCAATCATTGCCATATGTTGCGAACGAGAGCCGCCGATGGCGCGCTCACAGGTCCGTATAGCCCTTGTGCTGCTGGGCTGTCGCCCAGGTCTCCAGCGCCTGAGCGGCTTGGGTCTCATCGGAGAAGATCTCGACCCGCTCCCAGCCTCTGGATCCGACCGGCCCCAGTTGCGGACCAGCCGGATCGTGCCGAACAGATCACGCTCGATCATCAGGCTGAAGAACCGCGCCCTGCCCTGCTCCGAGGCACGCCGGTAGAGCACCCGGTGGTGCCGGATGGGCGAGCGGGCATCGGGCATTTCCCAGCGGTCCTTACGCGGGTTTGCCTTTCGGGTGTGTCCGCTCCATGTCGCGCATCATGGCGTCCTCGATCTCGTCGAGGTTGACTCCGACGGATTCACCGCGGGTCTGCGCCTCGGGCCGAGTGACGGTCCTCTGCGCTGGGGCGGAGAAGCGGCTGTCCAGCGTATCGACCAGGCTGTTGAGCGCGGCATCGGACAGCGAGATCTCCGGAGCCACATCGAG from Microvirga sp. TS319 includes the following:
- a CDS encoding exonuclease domain-containing protein, which translates into the protein MKPEDRYVVIDVETAQSYDHIIEIAAVEVIGRTISPRTFVRRVKPRSAMSPFCYAVHRISLADLEEEPYFEHVVHDLIDFVGNDTIIAHNYAYEYNTLKREFERADQPTYARDRFVCTMALAKRSGLPGKLRQACAQVGIGIAHLRAEHDALNDALLAAHLFLELSPIEQ